From Salvia splendens isolate huo1 chromosome 3, SspV2, whole genome shotgun sequence, a single genomic window includes:
- the LOC121795689 gene encoding uncharacterized protein LOC121795689 isoform X3 yields MDYNDNDYEGQNLDLAGEESSKISVLRPFALPKFDFDDSLHGHLRFDSLVENEVFLGIPSQENNHWIEDFSRGGNGIEFSSSATESCALRRHINVWSEATSSESVEMLLKAVGQEEMVHGEKMVEESDPGDQLGSSTIVVENDSRGACKVDDVNDGIPSLPPAEVVEFSFSSNQSSGVEINQTECTLQVQETKLSSYAVGIDNKDSSLTVAENLSIAVKRADNNQGETCGLVDESLPHQMQEDLPVHGKEIDNSNSSSMNFDVNAREYVEQDKTSSANFSSSCTAKSTFNPVEEQDIGCNETETRLSGISLEIEHIENQCSRETTSGAQSQKQEDGVDTCIVSMLEVSKGHTIDDSVSNDNVCNKVAVVVEPAASQHGDVSGPETKQLSESCIMLHERSSIVLPEEGIQDLGIGGNDAATPAFNGGNDLKQGTVIQSSEMHKTLVGKEDVSAESNSSPETPSAAYEPTILHDVLDNPSEKDNDRKTDDTVGESGQSIGSIVSRECSEKSVNDGMEDSQNIPAPPKEEEDSVNPPLQGESIWTSKKDIISMQIDAHESAVNGSAHEEESEKLPFDSHEMVLDDVEKEVGSSCPAEAVEVQKPTGSKPGSPIGYDPALNSEVEGKILAASPAEGDQFAYSREHIPPLSDTEHKDQSRETESVALKQPSHSDPKEALDNNELCPATEIDNDTIAASVTGEIKTSHQSGFLLEISSDNIPDEASKELNKLMDDPANALVAQNDGIEAAPSKEQMIAESERDITDNSSKLSVTSSTVEIDISNKDDVPAPGASCTDLSQIEVNEHASPKKINLENPGKLSNRSQTSGVNEPCKEDETFTFDTRPLESRSTEDADKSMQSFPALQACKMPTGEGLPEAAVCSQTDPIVVKETSHVGSSTPGVCPPSGGVGATSERKSRRGGSRSGKVSLKKGNLAKETSALKQTEKGEKSSPFMSPSAAGKLMVFESGVKPRGHVTIPTSSMPDLNTSAPSSSFFQQPFTDLQQVQLRAQIFVYGSLIQGAAPDEACMVSAFDGGRSSWERSWRACVERFHGKKSQGNNTGTPVPSRSVKDVGAKSPDQNNRQGFPQSDVLSSTAARPSIKAIPSPVHSAIPLSSPLWNVSTPSGEALPPGSMSRSAVIDYQAVSPLNPYQTPPLRNYVTHSTWAAQAPPAPFPVPWLASSQSSPFEISTSYPAFQSTEPVKLTAVKESPLPITSGLKHGPPIPTTNTGATAVLVGASPLDLKKVKASSRKTCETKTRKRKKSSGSEDVVQVTATALSDAVSAQSVPSQISNKAPTVEDLSRVSFIAQNQVGLLPRPVVGSYYSTSVAVSTPSTFSPKGPPSNQAFPVATPSISSGHLSKGDINMDKRAFSAEGFSKVEQAKLQAQEAAAHAATAITHCDGVWSQLELQKSYGLTLDAESKLVSAAAAIAAAASVAKAAAAAAKIAADAAVQAKQMADEVLTKSGTSTSTEYNSNSLYNSINLVSALPTSISKGGDRNNTPSLMISAAREAARKRIEAASAATRHAENLDAILKAAELAAEAVAHAGKVVAMGDPFSLTALAEAGPSNYWKAPQVVGITGSKSNDLNNGKSISTNAVEVPGVNSQQKEPDKDVWGTSHNMSPTERGSSKDTSDRVTLVANIKPHDDTTLLDSAKTMFVDRYPDFESRSNISSTSMREGSLVEVLKDRGDSTKAWFSARVLSLKDVEALVCYDTLQSDEGSEQLKEWIMIEAKDGHAPKIRVPLMTSVQLEGTRKRRRSAVKNYTWSVGDQVDVWLQDCWREGIIAEKNKTDATSFSVHFPAQGETLPVKLWHLRPSLVWSEGKWTEWHKAERDDTQKGDTPAEKRPKLGSTSIEAKGKAKMVKNIDFAEVGGNEEPKLPLSANEKVFTIGSTKEENKLNMARKMRSGLEKEGSKVVFGVPKPGKKRKFMEVSKHYVSDRISKTNVPNDSAKLSKFLMPQGSGSRGFKGTSKEKQVADSKIRPPKSGKPPSVPSRTLARRDDSTSTRSNARTTSSDHISKESMSNDENESSEQNLAEVDEATQGAMVFSSQAPSQENLKKAVRNIKPERLNQGKLAPASRKLAKDEATEKLISEASEPRRSNRRIQPTSRLLEGLQSSLIISKIPSSSHDKGHRSRTKATVRGNNNRG; encoded by the exons ATGGACTACAATGACAATGACTATGAAGGCCAGAATCTTGACTTAGCTGGTGAAGAGAGCTCTAAAATTTCTGTTTTGAGACCCTTTGCTCTACCAAAGTTTGATTTTGATGACAGTCTTCACGGGCATCTGAGATTTGACAGTTTAGTTGAAAACGAAGTTTTCCTTGGTATTCCAAGTCAGGAAAACAACCATTGGATAGAAGATTTCTCTCGGGGAGGTAATGGAATAGAGTTCAGCTCCAGTGCAACAGAATCTTGTGCTTTGCGGAGGCATATCAATGTCTGGTCTGAGGCAACATCATCTGAATCTGTTGAAATGTTGTTAAAGGCAGTTGGACAGGAAGAAATGGTACATGGTGAAAAGATGGTTGAGGAATCAGATCCAGGTGATCAGCTGGGTAGCTCAACAATAGTAGTAGAGAACGATTCGAGGGGTGCTTGTAAAGTTGATGATGTCAATGATGGGATTCCTTCATTACCCCCAGCTGAAGTTGTTGAATTTTCTTTTAGTTCAAATCAATCTTCAGGAGTTGAAATCAATCAGACTGAATGTACTTTACAGGTCCAGGAGACAAAACTTTCCTCTTATGCAGTAGGTATTGATAACAAAGATAGTAGTTTAACTGTGGCAGAAAACTTGAGCATTGCAGTGAAGAGGGCTGACAATAATCAAGGGGAAACTTGTGGTTTGGTGGATGAGTCTCTGCCCCATCAAATGCAAGAAGACCTACCAGTTCACGGAAAAGAGATTGACAATTCTAATAGCTCTTCTATGAATTTTGATGTTAATGCTAGGGAATATGTGGAACAGGATAAGACTAGCAGTGCCAATTTTAGTTCAAGTTGTACAGCAAAAAGTACTTTTAATCCTGTCGAGGAGCAAGACATAGGATGCAATGAAACTGAAACAAGATTGAGTGGGATTTCTCTTGAAATCGAACATATTGAGAATCAGTGTTCTCGTGAAACCACTTCAGGTGCACAGTCCCAGAAACAAGAGGATGGAGTTGATACTTGTATTGTTAGTATGTTGGAAGTATCCAAAGGGCATACAATAGACGACTCTGTATCCAATGATAATGTGTGCAATAAGGTTGCAGTAGTTGTTGAACCTGCAGCAAGTCAACATGGTGATGTCTCAGGCCCAGAGACTAAGCAGCTGTCTGAAAGTTGTATCATGTTACATGAGAGGTCATCTATAGTGCTTCCGGAAGAAGGTATTCAGGATCTTGGTATAGGAGGCAATGATGCTGCCACCCCTGCATTTAATGGCGGTAATGATCTGAAGCAGGGTACTGTTATTCAATCATCAGAAATGCACAAAACACTTGTTGGAAAGGAAGATGTCTCTGCTGAAAGTAACAGCTCTCCTGAGACTCCATCTGCTGCATATGAGCCCACTATATTACATGACGTGCTAGATAATCCTTCTGAGAAAGACAATGACCGCAAAACTGATGATACAGTAGGTGAATCTGGTCAATCAATAGGTTCAATAGTTTCTAGAGAATGTTCTGAGAAATCAGTCAATGATGGTATGGAAGATTCTCAAAACATTCCTGCACCACCAAAAGAGGAAGAGGATAGTGTGAACCCTCCATTACAGGGTGAGAGCATATGGACATCCAAGAAAGATATTATCTCTATGCAGATTGATGCTCATGAAAGTGCTGTAAATGGTTCTGCCCATGAGGAAGAAAGTGAAAAGTTGCCTTTTGATTCACATGAGATGGTCCTTGATGATGTTGAAAAAGAAGTTGGATCCAGTTGTCCTGCAGAGGCAGTTGAAGTCCAGAAACCTACTGGATCAAAACCTGGTAGTCCTATTGGGTATGATCCAG CATTGAATTCTGAAGTTGAAGGTAAAATCTTGGCAGCATCACCTGCTGAAGGAGATCAGTTCGCTTACTCTCGCGAGCATATCCCACCACTATCTGATACGGAGCACAAGGATCAAAGTAGAGAAACCGAGTCTGTTGCTCTTAAACAACCAAGTCATTCAGATCCAAAGGAGGCACTAGATAATAATGAGCTTTGCCCTGCTACTGAAATTGATAACGATACAATTGCTGCTTCTGTAACAGGAGAAATAAAGACAAGCCATCAATCTGGTTTCCTCTTAGAGATTTCCAGTGACAACATTCCTGATGAAGCCTCCAAGGAGTTAAATAAACTAATGGATGATCCTGCCAATGCTTTGGTAGCTCAAAATGATGGAATTGAAGCCGCACCTTCTAAAGAACAAATGATAGCAGAATCAGAAAGAGACATCACAGATAATTCTTCAAAATTGTCAG TAACCAGCAGTACTGTAGAAATTGATATATCAAACAAGGATGATGTCCCTGCCCCTGGTGCTAGCTGTACTGACCTTTCACAAATTGAAGTAAACGAGCATGCTTCTCCTAAGAAGATCAATCTTGAAAATCCTGGCAAATTATCAAATAGATCTCAGACTTCAGGAGTTAACGAGCCGTGCAAAGAAGATGAGACCTTTACTTTTGACACCAGGCCTTTGGAAAGTCGATCTACTGAAGATGCTGACAAGAGTATGCAATCATTTCCGGCACTTCAAGCTTGTAAAATGCCG ACTGGTGAAGGATTGCCTGAAGCTGCTGTTTGCAGCCAGACGGATCCAATCGTTGTGAAGGAAACTTCTCATGTTGGTTCTTCAACACCTGGTGTTTGCCCTCCATCTGGAGGTGTTGGAGCTACCTCTGAGCGTAAATCAAGACGTGGCGGCAGTAGATCTGGAAAGGTAAGTTTAAAAAAGGGAAATCTAGCAAAAGAAACATCTGCTCTGAAGCAGACTGAAAAGGGGGAGAAATCATCTCCATTTATGAGTCCATCAGCAGCTGGTAAACTCATGGTGTTTGAAAGTGGTGTGAAGCCGAGAGGGCATGTTACAATTCCTACATCCAGTATGCCTGATCTTAACACCTCTGCTCCATCATCTTCGTTCTTTCAGCAGCCTTTTACAGATTTGCAACAAGTGCAACTTCGAGCACAAATCTTTGTTTACGGATCTCTTAT ACAAGGAGCAGCACCTGATGAAGCTTGTATGGTTTCAGCCTTTG ATGGAGGTAGGAGCTCTTGGGAGCGGTCTTGGCGTGCGTGTGTAGAAAGATTTCATGGTAAAAAATCCCAGGGAAATAATACTGGAACTCCTGTACCCTCGCGTTCTG TTAAAGATGTAGGTGCTAAATCTCCAGATCAAAATAATAGACAAGGTTTCCCTCAAAGTGACGTTCTTTCCTCAACAGCAGCTCGGCCAAGTATCAAAGCTATCCCTTCTCCAGTTCACTCAGCGATCCCTCTCTCGTCTCCCTTGTGGAATGTATCTACTCCTTCTGGGGAAGCTCTGCCTCCAGGTAGCATGTCTAGAAGTGCTGTGATTGATTATCAGGCTGTTTCTCCTTTGAATCCTTACCAGACACCACCTTTGCGGAATTATGTTACACATTCTACTTGGGCAGCGCAAGCCCCTCCTGCTCCCTTCCCTGTGCCGTGGCTTGCTTCTTCACAAAGTTCTCCTTTTGAAATCAGTACTAGCTATCCTGCATTCCAAAGTACGGAACCAGTAAAACTGACAGCAGTTAAAGAATCACCTTTGCCTATTACCTCTGGCCTGAAGCATGGTCCTCCTATTCCTACAACTAATACTGGAGCAACCGCTGTGTTAGTTGGGGCTTCTCCACTTGACTTGAAAAAGGTTAAAGCATCATCTAGAAAGACTTGTGAGACGAAAACTAGAAAGAGGAAGAAGTCTTCTGGTTCCGAGGATGTTGTACAGGTTACTGCCACTGCTCTATCAGATGCTGTCTCTGCTCAATCAGTACCTAGCCAGATATCTAACAAGGCTCCTACAGTCGAAGATCTTAGTCGGGTATCTTTTATAGCTCAGAATCAAGTAGGATTATTGCCGAGACCTGTTGTTGGAAGTTATTATTCTACATCTGTTGCCGTCTCAACACCTTCAACCTTTTCGCCTAAAGGCCCTCCCTCCAACCAGGCTTTTCCTGTGGCAACaccttcaatttcaagtggtcATCTCAGTAAAGGCGATATAAATATGGATAAGAGGGCTTTCAGTGCTGAGGGTTTTAGCAAAGTTGAGCAGGCTAAGTTGCAAGCACAGGAGGCTGCTGCTCATGCTGCTACTGCCATAACTCATTGTGATGGTGTTTGGAGCCAGTTGGAACTGCAAAAAAGTTATGGCTTGACATTAGATGCTGAGTCTAAATTGGtgtctgctgctgctgctatAGCAGCTGCTGCATCTGTTGCAAAGGCAGCAGCTGCAGCTGCTAAGATTGCAGCAGATGCTGCAGTGCAAGCAAAACAAATGGCTGATGAAGTATTGACCAAGTCTGGAACGTCCACTTCCACTGAATATAATTCTAATTCCTTATATAATTCCATTAATTTGGTAAGTGCGTTACCTACATCCATTTCAAAGGGTGGGGATCGAAATAATACTCCCAGTTTAATGATATCTGCTGCTAGAGAAGCTGCTAGGAAGAGAATTGAGGCTGCTTCAGCTGCGACCAGGCATGCAGAGAATCTTGATGCCATTCTCAAGGCAGCTGAATTGGCTGCAGAAGCTGTTGCACATGCTGGAAAAGTTGTTGCCATGGGTGATCCTTTCTCTTTGACTGCTCTAGCAGAGGCAGGGCCAAGCAATTATTGGAAAGCCCCACAGGTGGTTGGTATCACTGGTTCTAAATCAAATGACTTGAATAATGGTAAATCTATTAGTACAAATGCTGTGGAAGTGCCTGGTGTTAATAGTCAACAGAAAGAACCTGATAAGGATGTATGGGGTACAAGTCATAATATGTCTCCTACTGAAAGAGGGTCATCAAAAGACACTAGTGATCGTGTCACACTGGTTGCAAATATTAAGCCCCACGATGACACAACATTATTAGACTCAGCTAAAACTATGTTTGTTGATCGCTATCCAGATTTCGAGTCAAGATCAAACATTTCATCCACAAGCATGAGAGAGGGTTCTCTTGTTGAG GTTCTTAAAGATCGTGGTGACTCAACGAAGGCCTGGTTCTCAGCCCGTGTACTTAGTTTGAAGGATGTTGAAGCGCTTGTTTGTTATGATACACTACAATCGGATGAAG GATCTGAGCAACTCAAGGAGTGGATAATGATAGAAGCTAAAGATGGTCATGCTCCTAAAATACGTGTTCCTCTTATGACTAGTGTGCAACTTGAAGGAACAAGGAAGAGGAGACGTTCTGCTGTAAAAAACTACACCTGGTCTGTTGGAGACCAAGTTGACGTATGGTTGCAAGATTG CTGGCGTGAAGGCATTATCGCAGAAAAGAACAAGACAGATGCGACTTCATTCAGTGTCCATTTTCCAG CTCAAGGAGAGACATTACCGGTCAAATTGTGGCATCTTCGACCATCTTTAGTTTGGAGTGAAGGCAAATGGACTGAATGGCACAAAGCAGAGCGCGATGACACTCAAAAG GGAGATACACCAGCTGAGAAGCGACCAAAGCTGGGAAGTACCAGTATTGAGGCAAAAGGGAAAGCTAAGATGGTTAAAAACATTGATTTTGCAGAAGTTGGTGGAAATGAAGAACCGAAATTGCCTTTGTCTGCTAATGAAAAGGTTTTTACTATTGGTAGTACAAAGGAGGAGAACAAATTGAACATGGCTCGGAAAATGAGGTCTGGTTTGGAGAAAGAAGGATCCAAAGTTGTATTTGGTGTCCCTAAGCCTGGGAAGAAGAGAAAATTCATGGAAGTAAGCAAGCATTATGTTTCTGATAGAATCTCCAAGACTAATGTGCCTAATGATTCGGCGAAGTTATCCAAATTTCTGATGCCTCAAGGATCAGGGTCTCGGGGATTCAAAGGTACTTCCAAAGAAAAACAAGTAGCTGATTCTAAAATAAGACCACCTAAGTCTGGGAAACCACCAAGTGTGCCAAGTAGAACTTTAGCACGAAGAGATGACTCTACCTCTACACGATCTAATGCACGTACTACATCATCAGATCATATATCAAAAGAGTCTATGAGTAATGATGAGAATGAATCATCTGAACAAAACCTTGCTGAAGTTGATGAGGCCACACAAGGAGCTATGGTATTCTCTTCTCAAGCTCCTTCTCAAGAAAACCTTAAGAAAGCAGTGAGGAATATTAAACCTGAACGTCTCAACCAAGGGAAACTTGCTCCTGCTAGTAGGAAATTAGCAAAAGATGAAGCAACTGAAAAGTTAATATCTGAAGCCTCTGAACCCCGCCGATCGAATCGCCGAATTCAGCCAACATCACGG CTGTTGGAAGGCTTGCAAAGTTCGCTGATAATCTCAAAAATACCATCGTCTTCTCATGACAAGGGGCACAGGAGTCGCACCAAAGCTACAGTCAGAG GGAATAACAATCGTGGCTGA